TACACCGCCCGCCACGCGTACCGCGTTGAGACGACGCCCGACCGCGCCGGCGAACTCATCGACGTCGCCGTCGACAACGGCGCCTCTCGCGTCGACGGCGTCCAGTTCACGCTGAGCGACGAGAAGCGCGCCGAACTCCGCGAGGAAGCCATCGACGCCGCCGTCGCTGACGCCGAAGGCGAGGCGTCGAGTCTCGCCGCGGCCGCCGGTCTCGAACTCGGCGAAGTCCGAACGCTCTCAACGACCGGCGCGAGCGACCCGTACTCGCCTCGATACGAGATGGCCAGCGACGCCGGGGGCGCGTCGACCAGCGTCCGCCCCGGTCCGGTCTCCGTCACGGTGACGGTGCAGGCGACGTACACAGCCAATTGAGCATCAAACCGGATTGACGGTCCCCGCTGACGCCGTTCCCCTCCCCATTCGCCTGCGGTTCCCACGCTGACGCTGTTCCCCTCCGTCCGACCCGCGCCGATGCGGTCCCACGCTGACGCTCCTCCTACTCGCTCCAGTCGGCTGTTTTTCCGTACCGTCTCTCACTCCTCGCGGTGCCCATGTCACCGACGTTCGTATCATCGCGAGCGAGCTGTCGGTTCCCGTGACCGGCGATT
This genomic stretch from Haloprofundus salilacus harbors:
- a CDS encoding SIMPL domain-containing protein, whose amino-acid sequence is MRLRIPAVVLAVALLTAGCLAPLQTSSSPSADDGQHISVSGTGEATADPDLAVLSVTVEARADSAAEARDIVANRSDTLVSALVDAGVAEDGITTQYYAVQPEYDHRGEEPRVVGYTARHAYRVETTPDRAGELIDVAVDNGASRVDGVQFTLSDEKRAELREEAIDAAVADAEGEASSLAAAAGLELGEVRTLSTTGASDPYSPRYEMASDAGGASTSVRPGPVSVTVTVQATYTAN